From one Streptomyces sp. ICC1 genomic stretch:
- a CDS encoding ubiquitin-like protein Pup, which yields MATKDTGGGQEKAQRSTEEVEEAAVEESTDLKERQEKLSDDVDSVLDEIDDVLEENAEDFVRSFVQKGGE from the coding sequence ATGGCGACCAAGGACACCGGCGGCGGACAGGAGAAGGCGCAGCGCTCGACCGAGGAGGTCGAGGAGGCGGCGGTCGAAGAATCGACCGACCTCAAGGAGCGCCAGGAAAAGCTCTCCGACGACGTCGACTCCGTACTTGACGAGATTGACGATGTACTCGAGGAGAATGCCGAGGACTTCGTTCGGAGTTTCGTACAAAAAGGCGGCGAATAG
- the dop gene encoding depupylase/deamidase Dop has product MTVRRVMGIETEYGISVPGHPNANAMLTSSQIVNAYAAAMHRARRARWDFEEENPLRDARGFDLAREAADNSQLTDEDIGLANVILTNGARLYVDHAHPEYSSPEITNPLDAVLWDKAGERIMAEAAVRAAQLPGAQPIHLYKNNTDNKGASYGTHENYLMKRETPFSDIVRHLTPFFVSRQVVTGAGRVGIGQDGREHGFQISQRADYFEVEVGLETTLKRPIINTRDEPHSDAEKYRRLHVIIGDANLSEISTYLKLGTTALVLSMIEDGYINVDLAVDQPVRTLHHVSHDPDLQYLITLRSGRTLTAVQLQMEYYELARKYVEERFGSDADEQTKDVLARWEDVLGRLETDPMSLSGELDWIAKREILEGYRRRDGLEWDAARLHLVDLQYSDVRPEKGLYNRLVARGKMKRLLEEPAVERAQSKPPEDTRAYFRGRCLEQYADDVAAASWDSVIFDLPGHDSLQRVPTLEPLRGTRAHVKELLDRCRTAEDLVRVLSGR; this is encoded by the coding sequence ATGACCGTACGGCGAGTAATGGGGATCGAGACGGAGTACGGGATCTCCGTCCCGGGGCACCCGAACGCCAATGCCATGCTCACCTCATCCCAGATCGTCAACGCCTACGCGGCGGCGATGCACCGGGCGCGACGCGCCCGCTGGGACTTCGAGGAGGAGAACCCGCTGCGGGACGCCCGCGGCTTCGACCTCGCCCGCGAGGCCGCCGACAACAGCCAGCTCACCGACGAGGACATCGGCCTCGCCAACGTCATCCTCACCAACGGCGCACGGCTCTACGTCGACCACGCGCACCCCGAGTACAGCTCCCCGGAGATCACCAACCCGCTCGACGCCGTCCTCTGGGACAAGGCCGGCGAGCGGATCATGGCCGAGGCGGCAGTCAGGGCCGCCCAGCTCCCCGGAGCCCAGCCCATCCACCTCTACAAGAACAACACCGACAACAAGGGCGCCTCCTACGGCACGCACGAGAACTACCTGATGAAGCGGGAAACCCCCTTCTCGGACATCGTGCGCCACCTCACCCCCTTCTTCGTCTCCCGCCAGGTCGTCACCGGCGCCGGCCGCGTCGGCATCGGCCAGGACGGCCGCGAACACGGCTTCCAGATCAGCCAGCGCGCCGACTACTTCGAGGTCGAGGTCGGCCTCGAGACCACCCTCAAGCGCCCCATCATCAACACCCGCGACGAACCGCACTCGGACGCCGAGAAGTACCGCCGGCTCCACGTGATCATCGGCGACGCCAACCTCTCCGAGATCTCCACCTACCTCAAGCTCGGCACGACCGCACTCGTCCTGTCCATGATCGAAGACGGCTACATCAACGTCGACCTCGCCGTGGACCAGCCCGTGCGCACCCTGCACCACGTCTCCCACGACCCCGACCTGCAGTACCTGATCACGCTGCGCAGCGGGCGGACGCTGACCGCCGTACAGCTCCAGATGGAGTACTACGAGCTGGCCAGGAAGTACGTGGAGGAGCGTTTCGGCTCCGACGCGGACGAGCAGACCAAGGACGTGCTGGCCCGCTGGGAGGACGTACTGGGCCGGCTCGAGACCGACCCGATGAGCCTGTCGGGAGAGCTCGACTGGATCGCGAAGCGGGAGATCCTGGAGGGCTACCGGCGGCGCGACGGCCTCGAGTGGGACGCCGCCCGGCTCCACCTCGTGGACCTGCAGTACTCCGACGTACGGCCCGAGAAGGGGCTGTACAACCGCCTGGTGGCCCGCGGCAAGATGAAGCGGCTGCTGGAGGAGCCGGCCGTGGAGCGCGCGCAGAGCAAGCCGCCGGAGGACACCCGGGCGTACTTCCGGGGCCGGTGCCTGGAGCAGTACGCGGACGACGTGGCCGCGGCCTCCTGGGACTCGGTGATCTTCGACCTGCCGGGCCACGACTCCCTCCAGCGGGTCCCGACCCTGGAGCCCCTGCGGGGCACGCGGGCCCATGTGAAGGAGCTCCTGGACCGCTGTCGGACGGCGGAGGACCTGGTACGGGTGCTGTCGGGCCGCTGA
- a CDS encoding ferredoxin, with product MTVQQEATSDQTGGVGEAGEPLEVWIDQDLCTGDGICVQYAPEVFELDIDGLAYVKGSADELLVEAGATTPVPLVLLQDVVDSAKECPGDCIHVRRVSDRVEVFGPDAE from the coding sequence ATGACCGTGCAGCAGGAGGCAACCTCCGACCAGACCGGTGGCGTCGGCGAGGCCGGAGAGCCGCTCGAGGTCTGGATCGACCAGGACCTCTGCACCGGCGACGGCATCTGTGTGCAGTACGCGCCGGAGGTGTTCGAGCTGGACATCGACGGTCTGGCGTATGTGAAGGGCTCCGCCGACGAGCTGCTCGTGGAGGCGGGGGCGACCACTCCGGTTCCGCTGGTGCTGCTCCAGGACGTGGTCGATTCGGCCAAGGAATGTCCCGGCGACTGCATCCATGTAAGGCGCGTTTCGGACAGGGTCGAGGTCTTCGGTCCCGACGCGGAGTGA
- a CDS encoding endonuclease VII domain-containing protein: MFNGTKWCRGCARDIPLSGFASDRNRSDGLQPRCRECVAAYSAEHYRRRQAAKGKAVREHVDVPAGWKLCRQCGEVKPHGEWHKNATASDGESTRCKACRAVQGRAGHLKRSYGMTEAQRDEMIAAQGGICLICKKSPAVHVDHCHTTGRVRGVLCFNCNTAIGKLGDDPDAARRVVSYLEGNLWNPTLVAQGVYRQPS; the protein is encoded by the coding sequence ATGTTCAATGGAACGAAGTGGTGTCGCGGGTGTGCCCGTGACATACCACTGAGCGGATTCGCCTCGGATCGCAATCGGAGCGATGGGCTTCAGCCCAGATGCCGGGAATGCGTGGCGGCCTACAGTGCCGAGCACTATCGCCGCCGTCAGGCAGCCAAAGGCAAGGCAGTCAGAGAGCACGTGGACGTGCCGGCGGGGTGGAAGCTCTGCAGGCAGTGTGGCGAGGTGAAGCCGCACGGCGAGTGGCATAAGAACGCAACAGCGTCTGATGGCGAGTCCACTCGCTGCAAGGCTTGCCGGGCCGTACAGGGTCGGGCGGGGCATCTCAAGCGCTCGTACGGCATGACGGAGGCCCAGCGAGACGAGATGATCGCGGCGCAGGGCGGCATCTGCTTGATCTGCAAAAAGAGCCCAGCCGTTCATGTGGATCATTGCCACACCACGGGTAGGGTCCGAGGCGTACTTTGCTTCAACTGCAACACGGCCATCGGCAAGTTGGGAGACGATCCCGACGCAGCTCGTAGGGTCGTCTCATATCTGGAAGGAAACCTGTGGAACCCAACACTCGTAGCACAGGGCGTCTACCGGCAGCCTTCCTGA
- the arc gene encoding proteasome ATPase, whose translation MAAHDDDINHGIRPGRGSEDPAGQVAYLEQEIAVLRRKLADSPRHTRILEERIVELQTNLAGVSAQNERLANTLREARDQIVALKEEVDRLAQPPAGFGVFLQANEDGTVDIFTGGRKLRVNVSPSVEPEDLRRGQEVMLNEALNVVEAMEFERAGDIVTLKEILEDGERALVVGHTDEERVVRLAEPLLDVTIRPGDSLLLEPRSGYVYEIVPKSEVEDLVLEEVPDIDYDKIGGLGDQIELIRDAVELPYLYPDLFKEHELRPPKGILLYGPPGCGKTLIAKAVANSLAKKVAEVTGQPTGKSYFLNIKGPELLNKYVGETERHIRLVFQRAREKASEGTPVIVFFDEMESLFRTRGSGVSSDVENTIVPQLLAEIDGVEGLENVIVIGASNREDMIDPAILRPGRLDVKIKIERPGAEAAKDIFAKYLKATLPLHTDDLGEHQGSTAETVHSMIQTVVEQMYAETEENRFLEVTYANGDKEVLYFKDFNSGAMIQNIVDRAKKMAIKAFLEHNQKGLRVAHLLQACVDEFKENEDLPNTTNPDDWARISGKKGERIVFIRTLVTGKQGADTGRSIDTVANTGQYL comes from the coding sequence GTGGCAGCCCACGACGACGACATCAACCACGGCATCCGGCCCGGGCGAGGGTCTGAGGACCCCGCCGGCCAGGTTGCCTATCTCGAGCAGGAAATCGCCGTCCTGCGACGTAAGCTCGCCGACTCTCCGCGACACACGAGGATTCTCGAAGAGCGGATCGTCGAGCTCCAGACAAACCTGGCAGGCGTCTCCGCCCAGAACGAGCGTCTGGCCAATACCCTGCGCGAGGCCCGCGACCAGATCGTGGCCCTCAAGGAAGAAGTCGACCGGCTCGCACAGCCGCCGGCCGGCTTCGGAGTCTTCCTGCAGGCGAACGAAGACGGAACCGTCGACATCTTCACCGGCGGCCGAAAGCTCCGAGTGAACGTGAGCCCCAGCGTCGAACCGGAAGACCTCCGGCGCGGCCAGGAGGTCATGCTCAACGAAGCCCTCAACGTGGTCGAAGCCATGGAATTCGAGCGCGCCGGGGACATCGTCACCCTCAAGGAGATCCTCGAGGACGGCGAGCGCGCCCTGGTGGTCGGGCACACCGACGAGGAAAGGGTGGTGAGGCTCGCCGAGCCGCTCCTGGACGTCACCATCCGCCCCGGCGACTCCCTGCTGCTCGAACCCCGCTCCGGCTACGTCTACGAGATCGTTCCCAAGAGCGAGGTCGAGGACCTCGTCCTCGAAGAGGTCCCCGACATCGACTACGACAAGATCGGCGGCCTGGGCGACCAGATCGAACTGATCCGCGACGCCGTCGAGCTCCCCTACCTCTACCCCGACCTCTTCAAGGAACACGAACTGCGGCCCCCCAAGGGCATCCTGCTCTACGGCCCCCCCGGCTGCGGCAAGACGCTCATCGCCAAGGCCGTCGCCAACTCCCTTGCCAAGAAGGTCGCCGAGGTCACCGGCCAGCCCACCGGGAAGTCCTACTTCCTGAACATCAAGGGCCCCGAACTCCTCAACAAGTACGTCGGCGAGACCGAGCGGCACATCCGCCTCGTCTTCCAACGTGCCAGGGAGAAGGCGAGCGAGGGCACCCCCGTCATCGTCTTCTTCGACGAGATGGAATCCCTCTTCCGCACCCGCGGATCCGGAGTCAGCTCGGACGTGGAGAACACCATCGTCCCCCAGCTGCTCGCCGAGATCGACGGCGTGGAAGGCCTGGAGAACGTCATCGTCATCGGCGCCTCCAACCGCGAGGACATGATCGACCCGGCCATCCTGCGCCCCGGCCGGCTCGACGTGAAGATCAAGATCGAGCGCCCCGGAGCCGAGGCGGCGAAGGACATCTTCGCGAAGTACCTCAAGGCCACGCTCCCGCTGCACACGGACGACCTGGGCGAGCACCAGGGCTCCACGGCGGAAACCGTCCACAGCATGATCCAGACCGTCGTCGAGCAGATGTACGCCGAAACCGAGGAGAACCGCTTCCTCGAGGTCACGTACGCCAACGGTGACAAGGAAGTCCTCTACTTCAAGGACTTCAACTCGGGCGCGATGATCCAGAACATCGTGGACCGTGCGAAGAAGATGGCCATCAAGGCCTTCCTCGAGCACAACCAGAAGGGCCTTCGCGTCGCCCACCTCCTCCAGGCTTGCGTGGACGAGTTCAAGGAGAACGAAGACCTCCCCAACACCACCAACCCCGACGACTGGGCCCGAATCTCCGGAAAGAAGGGCGAGCGGATCGTATTCATCCGCACGCTCGTCACCGGAAAGCAAGGCGCGGACACCGGACGCTCCATCGACACGGTGGCCAACACCGGTCAGTACCTCTGA